A genomic region of Hydrogenovibrio crunogenus contains the following coding sequences:
- a CDS encoding class I SAM-dependent methyltransferase — translation MKVPQSDMPETALWESFFDPDRLIQQLIPDAPFMGDAVELGAGYGTFTKSALKSVTGKVHAYEIEPHMCTNLEARFNDIIPLRLQVHCADVLIGGTGLTAGSISLVMAFNFLHFGDPQTLLDHVYHILGPGGRLLIIHWRSDIDTPRGPDMHLRPTPETVCKWCHKSGFKLLQQPDISGSCPWHYAVVATK, via the coding sequence ATGAAAGTCCCACAAAGTGATATGCCTGAAACAGCATTATGGGAAAGTTTTTTCGATCCTGATAGATTGATTCAGCAGCTTATTCCTGATGCACCTTTTATGGGCGATGCGGTGGAGCTAGGGGCTGGGTATGGCACTTTTACTAAATCTGCTCTAAAGTCGGTCACAGGAAAAGTGCACGCATATGAAATAGAACCTCATATGTGTACAAACTTGGAGGCTCGGTTTAACGATATCATTCCGCTTCGCTTACAGGTTCATTGTGCGGATGTATTAATAGGCGGGACTGGGCTCACCGCCGGTTCTATCTCTTTAGTGATGGCGTTCAACTTTTTACATTTTGGGGACCCACAAACATTGTTAGACCATGTGTATCATATATTAGGTCCAGGTGGTCGGCTATTGATCATTCATTGGCGAAGTGATATTGATACGCCACGTGGACCAGACATGCATCTACGCCCCACACCAGAAACTGTATGTAAATGGTGCCATAAATCAGGGTTCAAATTGTTACAACAACCAGATATCAGCGGCAGCTGTCCATGGCATTATGCTGTTGTTGCGACCAAGTAA
- a CDS encoding HupE/UreJ family protein produces MSEAEKQTIIDGGNLSYLWIGATHMLSGYDHLLFIFGIIFFLTKFKDIIKYITAFTLGHSVTLIYATFNGIQVNYFLIDAIIALSICYIAFANLDGFKKYLGIKPPNLLLMIIGLGLIHGLGLSTRLQQLPLNQDTLLMNIISFNIGIELGQVIALTIMLLVMALFRRSTLFEPFSLISNYGLIFAGLFLFIMQMHGYSHITNPDEFGFSSDNHIHEHIKMDEERAAQVIKNSQHDSIE; encoded by the coding sequence ATGTCAGAAGCCGAAAAACAAACGATTATCGATGGCGGCAATCTAAGCTACCTGTGGATTGGAGCAACCCATATGCTGTCAGGTTATGATCATTTATTGTTCATATTCGGTATTATCTTTTTTTTAACTAAGTTCAAAGACATTATTAAATACATTACCGCGTTTACGCTGGGTCACAGTGTCACGCTTATCTATGCCACATTTAATGGCATTCAAGTCAATTACTTTTTAATTGATGCAATTATTGCTTTAAGCATTTGCTATATCGCCTTTGCCAACCTTGATGGATTCAAGAAGTATCTAGGTATTAAGCCACCAAACTTACTGTTAATGATTATCGGTTTAGGTTTAATTCATGGCCTTGGACTCTCTACCCGCCTACAGCAACTGCCTTTAAACCAAGATACTTTATTGATGAATATTATTTCTTTCAATATCGGCATTGAACTTGGCCAAGTTATAGCGTTAACAATCATGTTACTTGTAATGGCTTTATTTCGCAGATCAACACTATTTGAACCTTTTAGCCTTATCTCCAATTACGGACTGATATTTGCCGGTTTGTTTCTATTCATAATGCAAATGCATGGGTATTCTCATATCACTAACCCAGATGAATTTGGCTTTAGCTCTGACAATCATATCCATGAGCATATCAAAATGGATGAAGAGCGAGCCGCCCAGGTTATTAAAAACTCGCAGCATGACAGCATTGAATAA
- a CDS encoding DUF3147 family protein yields the protein MPYYLLKISITVILIVVISEVAKRSSLIGGILASIPLVSVLAMTWLYIDTKDIQKVSELSISIVWLVIPSLTLFVTLPILLKKEINFYLSLMIAISMTAVVYFLMIWALGKLGIKL from the coding sequence ATGCCTTATTATTTATTAAAAATATCCATAACAGTAATACTGATCGTTGTGATATCTGAAGTGGCAAAACGTAGCAGCTTAATAGGAGGCATTCTTGCATCCATCCCTCTTGTGTCTGTTTTAGCAATGACCTGGCTTTATATTGATACTAAAGATATTCAAAAGGTATCGGAACTATCAATCAGCATTGTGTGGCTTGTCATTCCATCTCTCACATTGTTTGTTACTTTACCCATTCTTCTAAAAAAAGAGATTAACTTCTATCTTAGTTTAATGATTGCTATAAGCATGACAGCCGTCGTTTATTTTTTAATGATATGGGCTCTCGGAAAACTAGGTATCAAATTGTAA
- a CDS encoding YeeE/YedE family protein, with translation MENLWTAFWPYYLGVLSLAIVFGFTAQRSAFCPVGGIRDWVNQKQFTRLGTYFGAIAVAMFFTATAEGVGWIDLSLTVPPYRSAEFAWGRYIIGGFIFGFGMVLAAGCGMRNLVRMGQGSFKAIWLVALMALMAYLMTRTDFYASWVMPTVSPMTTTLNQSGSQDIASLLVGKSENISTLRWIIGTLIGLGLFVWLMRSSEFKQIKPVATAMIIGGVIVAGYGLTGGSYAAYMQEEASFMDMPPAGLGTQSFTFAAPMGDVVHWMSEPYLPLVTFGVLAVLGMVIGSAISALMQRSFKLEGFASGKDFLLSSLGALMVGFGAVLAMGCSIGHGLSGISTLALGSFLALSSILAGAYTGIRLEPYWQPR, from the coding sequence ATGGAAAATTTATGGACGGCTTTTTGGCCATATTATTTAGGGGTTTTAAGTTTAGCCATTGTGTTTGGATTTACCGCTCAAAGAAGTGCTTTTTGCCCAGTAGGTGGGATACGAGATTGGGTCAATCAAAAACAATTTACCCGCTTAGGCACATATTTTGGTGCAATTGCTGTAGCGATGTTCTTTACGGCAACAGCTGAAGGAGTTGGCTGGATAGATCTTTCTTTGACGGTACCCCCTTATCGCAGTGCAGAATTTGCTTGGGGGCGTTACATTATTGGTGGATTTATATTCGGTTTTGGAATGGTACTGGCTGCAGGCTGCGGAATGCGAAACCTTGTTCGTATGGGGCAAGGAAGCTTCAAAGCGATATGGTTAGTAGCGTTGATGGCATTAATGGCTTATTTAATGACGCGTACAGACTTCTATGCTTCTTGGGTAATGCCTACTGTGTCGCCAATGACTACGACTTTAAATCAAAGTGGGTCACAAGATATTGCTAGCTTACTAGTAGGTAAAAGTGAAAACATCTCTACTTTACGGTGGATCATTGGCACATTAATTGGTTTAGGGTTATTTGTTTGGCTGATGAGATCCTCCGAATTTAAACAGATCAAACCGGTTGCAACAGCCATGATTATTGGTGGAGTAATTGTTGCAGGATATGGTCTTACTGGTGGTTCTTATGCCGCATATATGCAAGAAGAAGCTTCATTTATGGATATGCCTCCGGCTGGCCTGGGGACGCAATCGTTTACCTTTGCAGCTCCAATGGGAGATGTAGTTCATTGGATGTCTGAACCTTATTTGCCACTGGTAACTTTTGGTGTACTTGCTGTTTTGGGTATGGTGATTGGTTCCGCTATCAGTGCCCTTATGCAAAGAAGCTTTAAATTGGAGGGCTTTGCATCTGGCAAAGATTTCCTACTTTCAAGTCTAGGTGCTTTGATGGTTGGATTTGGTGCTGTATTAGCAATGGGATGCTCAATAGGCCACGGACTCTCCGGTATATCGACCCTTGCATTAGGATCGTTTTTAGCACTATCATCAATTTTAGCTGGTGCTTATACAGGTATTCGCTTAGAACCCTATTGGCAACCACGTTAA
- a CDS encoding TolC family protein: MLFHTPYRLHNKTTVKRLLSAATLLSLSLTSFASLAQTQPTELVDLTTAINKTLANHPSLNQYQYQFNAQQGMQIQAGVSAPTKVSLSLEDMLGTGAMQGLDNSQSSLSISWVLDKDIISKRVSVESSKKEIIEIEQQMNKINVAAQTAQYFLHTLALQEKLTIAQQSVKQLSQTKAQIKRRVQAGKTSETDLLRAQSELETALLQQEDVLHEIKSAKRMLVAQWGETNPNSLTLNGSLQSQPNLLSLAQLEQKLETSPALKRFMVLKGIAQTKIDLAEEQSKGLWQVSAGVKRLQSSGDFGLIAGVSVPIMQRNRNQGFIAALTAQQNQNQSEFTALKKQVETQLFVLYQELKHSLHTQEALQERIIPSLQKALNEANRIYLQGKYSYMELNSVQRDLLKAQSKLIDANLMMHLKMIALEKLTGMQLTRIEERK, translated from the coding sequence ATGTTATTTCATACCCCATATAGATTACATAATAAAACCACCGTTAAGCGACTATTGAGTGCGGCCACCCTGCTCTCTTTATCGTTAACCTCATTTGCGAGCTTGGCACAAACGCAGCCAACTGAATTGGTCGATTTAACGACGGCGATTAACAAAACACTTGCGAACCATCCAAGCTTAAACCAGTATCAATACCAGTTTAACGCTCAACAAGGCATGCAAATTCAAGCGGGCGTTTCTGCACCTACTAAAGTGTCGCTCTCTTTAGAAGACATGCTCGGAACCGGTGCAATGCAAGGCTTAGATAATTCACAGTCTTCTCTAAGCATAAGCTGGGTACTCGATAAAGATATTATCAGTAAACGAGTCAGTGTCGAAAGCTCTAAAAAAGAGATTATTGAGATTGAGCAGCAAATGAATAAAATTAATGTAGCGGCTCAAACCGCTCAATATTTTTTACATACCCTGGCTCTACAAGAAAAATTAACCATTGCACAACAATCGGTAAAACAGTTAAGCCAAACCAAAGCGCAAATCAAGCGACGCGTGCAGGCTGGTAAAACCTCCGAAACCGACTTATTAAGAGCACAATCCGAGCTTGAAACCGCCTTACTGCAACAAGAAGACGTTCTCCATGAAATCAAGTCCGCTAAACGAATGCTTGTTGCACAATGGGGTGAAACGAATCCCAACTCGCTCACCCTAAACGGTTCACTGCAAAGTCAACCCAATTTACTGAGTTTAGCGCAGTTAGAGCAAAAGCTTGAAACTTCACCTGCGCTGAAAAGGTTCATGGTATTAAAAGGCATTGCACAAACCAAAATCGATTTAGCTGAAGAACAATCTAAAGGTTTATGGCAAGTCTCAGCAGGAGTTAAACGCCTGCAATCATCGGGCGATTTTGGCTTAATTGCAGGTGTAAGCGTACCAATTATGCAGCGTAATAGAAACCAAGGTTTTATTGCCGCTTTAACCGCACAACAAAACCAAAACCAGTCTGAGTTTACCGCGCTTAAAAAGCAAGTTGAAACACAATTATTTGTACTCTACCAAGAGCTAAAACATTCTCTGCATACGCAAGAAGCATTGCAAGAGCGCATTATTCCTAGCTTACAAAAAGCGTTAAATGAAGCAAACCGTATCTACTTACAAGGTAAATACAGTTATATGGAGCTTAACTCAGTACAAAGAGATTTATTAAAAGCTCAGTCTAAACTGATAGACGCCAATTTGATGATGCACCTAAAAATGATTGCGCTTGAAAAGCTAACTGGCATGCAGTTAACCCGAATTGAAGAGAGAAAATAA
- a CDS encoding efflux RND transporter periplasmic adaptor subunit has translation MNNIFYTLRTGLIASLLILGTPYNVMAESGHNESAESEHTEPEKGVHGGRLLKDGDFVVELSIFEKGVPPEFRTWVTLEGQPVDPKEVSLNVTLSRLGGVEDNINFTVQDDFLRGDMEIYEPHSFEVTLQATYQGKTYEWHYDNFEGRVKIKADIAEAMEIKTEIASSAVLKQSVPTYGKLAVVPGKTAHISARFDGIIKKVYVHLGQKVKKGQRLLTVESNESLKSYNVTSPINGYVTQVNVAIGERTQGKDLLQIENQDELTAELLVFPAQTNLIKPGLNVSLSMNNINQTFTGSVTQIDRQVLNNQARVVRVRVNNQAGKLSPGMFVKGDIEVATFTVPLAVKRKAIQSFRDFKVVFAKIGEEYEVRMLELGRVSGNWVEVLGGLKAGTEYVTQNSYIIKADIEKSGASHDH, from the coding sequence ATGAATAACATTTTTTATACATTACGTACTGGGCTTATTGCAAGCTTACTCATACTGGGTACGCCTTATAACGTCATGGCTGAAAGTGGTCATAATGAATCCGCTGAGAGCGAACACACTGAACCAGAAAAAGGCGTTCATGGTGGCCGTTTACTAAAAGACGGTGATTTTGTGGTTGAGCTGTCTATTTTCGAAAAAGGCGTGCCACCAGAATTCAGAACTTGGGTGACTTTAGAGGGTCAACCCGTGGATCCAAAAGAGGTGTCTTTAAACGTCACTTTATCTCGCTTGGGTGGCGTGGAAGATAATATCAATTTTACCGTGCAAGACGATTTTTTGCGTGGAGATATGGAAATCTATGAGCCTCACTCTTTTGAGGTCACTCTTCAAGCAACCTACCAGGGCAAAACCTATGAATGGCATTACGATAATTTTGAAGGCCGAGTAAAAATCAAAGCCGACATTGCAGAAGCGATGGAAATTAAAACGGAAATAGCATCCAGTGCCGTATTAAAACAAAGTGTTCCAACTTACGGCAAGCTAGCAGTTGTGCCAGGTAAGACTGCACATATCTCAGCACGTTTTGACGGCATCATTAAAAAGGTCTATGTCCATCTTGGTCAAAAAGTCAAAAAAGGCCAACGTTTGTTAACCGTTGAAAGTAATGAAAGCTTAAAGTCTTACAACGTCACTTCTCCCATCAACGGCTACGTGACTCAAGTGAATGTGGCTATAGGCGAGCGAACTCAAGGTAAAGACTTGCTTCAAATTGAAAACCAAGACGAATTAACCGCCGAATTATTGGTCTTTCCCGCTCAAACAAACCTCATCAAACCAGGGTTAAATGTCAGCTTATCAATGAACAATATCAATCAAACCTTTACCGGTTCGGTGACGCAAATTGATCGTCAAGTTTTAAACAACCAAGCCCGAGTTGTCCGTGTTCGTGTCAACAATCAGGCTGGCAAACTTTCACCTGGTATGTTTGTAAAAGGGGATATTGAAGTGGCCACCTTTACCGTACCTTTAGCGGTAAAACGTAAGGCAATCCAAAGCTTTAGAGATTTCAAAGTTGTGTTTGCAAAAATAGGTGAAGAGTACGAGGTTCGTATGCTTGAACTTGGACGTGTATCAGGTAACTGGGTAGAAGTGCTCGGCGGTTTAAAAGCCGGTACCGAATACGTTACTCAGAACAGCTATATCATCAAAGCCGACATTGAAAAGTCTGGCGCTTCACACGATCACTAA
- a CDS encoding DUF6488 family protein, with protein sequence MKNLITTLFLSLFITTYAVASGGHSHSPDGGHSHSHGSISNKEVINKATGKVNQLASAGIIDISWKNVKAHNAVKKQFRDDLEWVIAFKNGKIDDPKKQTLYLFFSLDGHYIAANYSGK encoded by the coding sequence ATGAAAAATTTAATCACAACACTATTTTTATCACTATTTATTACTACTTATGCAGTGGCCAGTGGAGGACATTCTCACAGTCCAGACGGTGGACACAGTCATTCTCATGGTTCCATTTCGAATAAAGAAGTGATTAATAAAGCAACAGGGAAAGTAAATCAATTAGCTTCAGCAGGCATCATTGATATTTCTTGGAAAAATGTAAAAGCCCATAATGCAGTTAAAAAGCAGTTTAGAGATGACTTAGAGTGGGTTATTGCATTCAAGAATGGCAAAATCGACGATCCAAAAAAACAAACCCTCTATTTATTCTTCAGTTTAGACGGTCATTACATTGCCGCAAACTACTCAGGTAAATAA
- a CDS encoding efflux RND transporter permease subunit, which translates to MLNFILKFSIQRSGMVLGAVLLLIALGIWNATKLPVDAVPDITNVQVVINTEAPGYTPLEVEQRISFPIETVLSGTPNMVQTRSISRYGLSQITAIFEDGTDIYFARQLINQKLANVKSTIPDNLVPELGPISTGLGEIVMFTVDAEPGAKNPDGSAITPMDLRTVHDWIIRPQLLKVPGVVEVNPSGGYKKEILVEIMPDKLLAYGLSQAQVVKAIEMNNDNRGLGFIEKNGAQWLMRVPGQLTSMDALANIVIQNDSGAYIQVKDVANVTAGKELRTGASTQNGREVVLSTVLMLIGENSLTVAEAVSKKLEVIKASLPDGVTLTETYNRINLVNKTLDTVKKNLFEGALLVIVILFLLLGNIRAAIITAAVIPIAMLMTISGMVQTKVSANLMSLGALDFGLLVDGAIIIVENCLRRLSLASVHKKTLDLKTRFDIVFSATQEVIRPALFGVFIITAVYLPIFALTGVEGKMFHPMATTVVMALASAMLLSITFVPACVAVFFKKPVEIKHNIIMSSANKAYKPLLHFAIKARWLIVVFAIALVSFSGYQATKLGSEFVPNLDEGDIAMHALRIPGTSLSQSVAMQKLLEEKIKELPEVERVFAKIGTPDVATDPMPPSVADNFIILKPRDQWPDPSKEKQQIVDELAALVEPVPGNRYEFLQPIQMRFNELLSGVRAELAIKVFGDDFDRLGELGKEIERAIENVPGMADLQAEKTTGLPILTFNPKIDKLNQYGLSIKQLQDQLSIALGGQQSGRFYEGDRNFDIVVRLPENLRTDIDGLAYLPIQLPNKEVVPLQELAHIELVEGYNQIKRENSKRSVVVTANVRGRDLGSFVKEIEATINQSVDLPAGYWVEYGGTYQKLQSASERLSVVVPLTLVMILALLFWALNSIKDAAIIFTGVPLALTGGVIALHIAGIPFSISAAVGFIALSGIAILNGLVMVSFIKDLRKRGSVLDDAIINGALARLRPVLTTALVAALGFIPMALNTGIGSEVQRPLATVVIGGIISSTILTLFVLPALYRILHSKNKVIK; encoded by the coding sequence ATGCTTAATTTTATTTTAAAATTTTCCATACAACGCAGTGGAATGGTCCTTGGAGCTGTCTTACTGCTGATTGCATTGGGAATTTGGAATGCCACCAAACTTCCCGTTGATGCCGTGCCCGACATAACCAATGTACAAGTCGTTATCAACACTGAAGCACCAGGCTACACACCTTTAGAAGTAGAGCAACGTATTTCATTCCCAATTGAAACCGTACTCTCTGGCACCCCCAATATGGTGCAAACCCGATCCATTTCTCGTTATGGCTTATCGCAGATAACCGCCATATTTGAAGATGGTACGGACATCTACTTTGCACGCCAGTTAATCAATCAAAAGCTGGCCAACGTAAAGTCGACTATACCCGATAATTTAGTGCCTGAGTTAGGCCCTATTTCAACAGGCCTAGGTGAGATTGTGATGTTTACAGTCGATGCCGAACCCGGGGCTAAAAACCCAGATGGTTCAGCTATTACACCGATGGACTTACGTACCGTTCACGACTGGATTATTCGTCCACAACTTTTAAAAGTGCCTGGCGTGGTCGAAGTGAACCCAAGTGGCGGTTACAAAAAAGAAATTCTCGTTGAGATTATGCCTGATAAATTGCTTGCTTATGGCTTAAGCCAGGCTCAAGTGGTTAAAGCCATTGAAATGAACAATGACAACCGTGGTTTAGGGTTTATTGAAAAGAATGGTGCACAATGGTTAATGCGTGTACCTGGACAATTGACCAGCATGGATGCACTGGCCAATATTGTTATACAAAATGATTCTGGAGCCTACATCCAAGTCAAAGATGTCGCCAATGTTACCGCTGGTAAAGAACTCAGAACCGGTGCATCAACACAAAATGGTCGTGAAGTGGTATTAAGCACCGTATTAATGTTAATTGGTGAAAACAGTCTAACGGTGGCCGAAGCGGTTTCGAAAAAACTAGAAGTCATTAAGGCATCATTGCCTGACGGAGTTACCTTAACCGAAACTTACAACCGTATTAATTTGGTCAATAAAACCTTAGATACCGTTAAAAAGAACCTATTTGAAGGCGCGCTTTTAGTCATCGTTATCCTGTTCTTACTATTAGGCAATATCCGTGCAGCCATCATTACCGCCGCCGTCATTCCTATCGCTATGTTAATGACTATCAGCGGCATGGTACAAACCAAAGTCAGTGCTAATTTAATGAGTCTAGGGGCGCTTGACTTCGGTCTGCTGGTTGATGGTGCCATAATTATTGTCGAAAACTGTTTAAGACGGTTAAGTCTAGCCAGTGTTCATAAAAAAACGCTGGATTTAAAAACCCGTTTTGACATAGTCTTCAGCGCCACACAAGAAGTGATTAGACCGGCACTGTTCGGGGTATTTATTATCACCGCTGTGTACTTGCCTATCTTTGCCTTAACCGGTGTTGAAGGCAAGATGTTCCACCCAATGGCTACCACCGTTGTGATGGCATTAGCCTCGGCGATGTTACTGTCTATTACCTTTGTGCCTGCGTGTGTAGCGGTATTCTTTAAAAAGCCTGTTGAGATCAAACACAACATCATTATGAGCTCTGCCAATAAGGCCTATAAACCTTTATTGCACTTTGCGATTAAAGCAAGATGGCTTATTGTGGTGTTTGCCATCGCTTTAGTGTCTTTTTCAGGTTATCAAGCTACCAAGCTAGGCAGCGAATTTGTACCTAACTTAGATGAAGGCGATATTGCCATGCATGCCTTGCGTATTCCGGGTACTTCGCTGAGCCAATCGGTCGCCATGCAAAAACTGCTTGAAGAAAAAATTAAAGAACTACCAGAGGTTGAGCGTGTGTTTGCCAAAATTGGTACGCCAGACGTAGCAACCGACCCTATGCCACCGAGCGTAGCGGATAATTTCATTATTCTGAAACCACGTGATCAGTGGCCTGATCCGTCTAAAGAAAAACAGCAAATTGTTGATGAACTAGCCGCACTGGTTGAGCCGGTACCGGGTAACCGTTATGAGTTCTTGCAACCTATTCAGATGCGTTTTAACGAACTGCTATCGGGTGTGCGAGCAGAGCTTGCCATCAAAGTATTTGGTGACGACTTTGATCGTTTAGGGGAACTAGGTAAAGAAATTGAACGTGCCATTGAAAACGTACCAGGCATGGCCGATTTACAAGCTGAAAAAACCACGGGTTTGCCAATCTTAACCTTCAACCCTAAGATTGATAAACTTAACCAGTATGGTTTAAGCATCAAACAGCTTCAAGACCAGCTTTCCATTGCTTTGGGAGGCCAGCAATCTGGACGATTCTATGAAGGTGATCGTAACTTTGATATTGTCGTGAGGTTACCTGAAAACCTAAGAACGGATATTGATGGTTTAGCCTATCTGCCCATTCAACTTCCCAATAAAGAGGTGGTACCTTTACAAGAGCTGGCACATATAGAGCTGGTTGAAGGTTACAACCAAATTAAAAGGGAAAACAGTAAACGCAGCGTGGTGGTAACAGCCAATGTAAGAGGACGTGATTTAGGCTCTTTTGTAAAAGAAATTGAAGCCACAATCAATCAATCTGTTGATTTACCAGCCGGATATTGGGTGGAATATGGTGGAACCTATCAGAAGCTACAATCGGCATCTGAAAGACTATCTGTTGTTGTCCCTCTGACACTTGTCATGATTTTAGCGCTGCTATTTTGGGCCTTAAACTCCATAAAAGATGCCGCCATTATTTTTACTGGTGTGCCGCTAGCTTTAACAGGTGGGGTGATTGCTTTACATATAGCAGGTATTCCATTCTCTATTTCGGCTGCCGTTGGCTTTATTGCTCTATCGGGTATCGCCATTCTAAATGGCTTGGTTATGGTGTCTTTTATTAAAGATTTACGTAAAAGAGGTTCGGTTTTGGATGATGCCATTATTAATGGTGCTTTAGCTCGACTACGTCCAGTACTCACAACTGCCTTAGTGGCCGCATTAGGGTTTATTCCAATGGCGTTAAATACAGGGATTGGTTCAGAGGTTCAACGACCTCTTGCCACCGTGGTCATTGGGGGAATCATTTCCTCAACCATCTTAACGTTGTTTGTGCTGCCAGCACTTTATCGAATATTACATAGTAAGAATAAAGTAATAAAATAA
- a CDS encoding ArsR/SmtB family transcription factor, with translation MTLQPLKRNLFEQLAQVSKALGQTNRLMILDILSQSECDVDTLHRKLGLSVANVSKHLQNLKQAGLVKSRRDGLRIIYKLSDESVFRLIVSLREVAETQLEEMQALLVEHLKPNTPLEPISLQVLKKMERNHQSFTLLDVRPYDEFSSGHLPNAINIPIDELSKNFSQLSPDQPLIIYCRGPYCMWSHEAAEILQEKGYEAKRLIEGYPEWRATQE, from the coding sequence ATGACTTTACAACCACTTAAGCGCAACCTTTTTGAGCAATTAGCACAAGTAAGCAAAGCTTTAGGCCAGACGAATCGTTTAATGATTTTAGATATACTTTCCCAAAGTGAATGCGATGTAGATACATTACACCGAAAACTCGGGCTGAGTGTCGCTAATGTCTCTAAGCATCTGCAAAACTTAAAACAAGCAGGGTTAGTAAAAAGTCGTCGTGATGGTCTACGTATTATTTATAAGTTGAGCGATGAGTCTGTGTTTCGTTTAATTGTAAGCCTTAGAGAAGTTGCTGAGACTCAATTGGAAGAAATGCAAGCGCTTTTAGTAGAACACCTAAAACCAAATACGCCACTAGAACCTATTTCCTTACAGGTTTTGAAGAAGATGGAACGCAATCACCAGTCATTTACATTACTAGATGTGCGTCCATATGATGAATTTAGTTCAGGTCACCTTCCTAACGCAATTAACATACCTATTGACGAGTTGTCAAAAAACTTTTCACAGCTTAGCCCGGATCAACCATTAATTATTTATTGTCGAGGACCATATTGTATGTGGTCACATGAGGCTGCAGAAATACTCCAAGAAAAAGGGTATGAAGCAAAACGGTTAATTGAAGGTTATCCTGAATGGCGAGCAACACAAGAATAA
- a CDS encoding IS3 family transposase (programmed frameshift) — MTKTRPTFSAEFKLESAQLVVDQGYTLNEAAKAMGVGLSTMGKWVKQLKDERRGIAPKGSALTPEQIEIQQLKKRIKYLEEEKDILKKGYRALDVGLVQQFEIIKKLQERHSVQRLCQVFNVYRSSFKAWRSRPKRIKPKLVKELAMVRRIHAESNGSAGARTIALVATERAIPLSRYRAQRLMGKLGLVSCQLPKHSYKKATQEHICIPNSLDRQFDPARPNQVWVGDVTYIWAGNRWSYLAVVLDLYARKVIGWAMSYSPDSELTAKALTMAFELRGKPDGLLFHSDQGSHYTSTKYRQLLWRYQIKQSLSRRGNCWDNSPMERFFRSLKTEWVPTLGYKSLAEARNHVTSYIIGYYSQVRPHAFNDGKTPNKAEEIYWANCSKSVAKKT, encoded by the exons ATGACAAAAACAAGACCAACATTTTCAGCCGAGTTTAAACTCGAATCAGCCCAACTGGTTGTTGACCAAGGCTACACACTAAATGAAGCCGCAAAAGCCATGGGCGTGGGCTTATCCACCATGGGTAAGTGGGTGAAGCAACTTAAAGATGAGCGCCGTGGCATTGCCCCAAAAGGCAGCGCACTTACACCCGAGCAGATTGAAATCCAACAATTAAAAAAGCGGATTAAGTACCTCGAAGAGGAAAAAGACATATTAAAAAAGG GCTACCGCGCTCTTGATGTCGGACTCGTTCAACAGTTCGAGATAATCAAAAAGCTTCAAGAGCGCCATTCGGTGCAGCGATTATGCCAGGTGTTTAACGTGTACCGCAGTAGCTTTAAAGCCTGGCGAAGCCGCCCAAAGCGCATCAAGCCAAAGTTGGTAAAAGAGTTGGCGATGGTGCGCCGAATTCATGCTGAAAGCAACGGTTCAGCCGGTGCGCGAACGATAGCATTAGTGGCCACAGAGCGTGCTATTCCTCTTAGTCGTTATCGTGCTCAAAGATTGATGGGAAAACTTGGCTTAGTCAGTTGCCAGTTACCTAAACATAGCTACAAAAAAGCCACACAAGAACATATTTGTATTCCAAACAGTCTTGATCGCCAGTTCGACCCGGCGCGCCCGAATCAAGTCTGGGTCGGGGATGTAACCTATATCTGGGCAGGTAACCGCTGGTCGTATTTAGCGGTGGTATTGGATTTATATGCCAGAAAAGTAATCGGTTGGGCGATGTCTTATTCACCCGATAGTGAGTTGACTGCAAAAGCCTTAACCATGGCGTTTGAATTACGAGGCAAGCCAGACGGCTTGTTATTCCACTCAGATCAAGGCAGTCACTACACGAGCACTAAGTACCGCCAACTATTATGGCGTTACCAGATAAAACAAAGCCTCAGTCGTCGCGGTAATTGCTGGGATAACAGCCCGATGGAACGCTTCTTTAGAAGCTTGAAAACCGAATGGGTGCCGACGTTGGGTTACAAAAGTTTAGCTGAAGCACGCAATCATGTAACCAGTTACATAATCGGCTATTACAGCCAAGTGAGGCCTCATGCATTTAATGATGGCAAAACGCCAAACAAAGCTGAGGAAATTTATTGGGCAAATTGCTCTAAATCGGTGGCCAAAAAAACTTGA